Proteins from one Stenotrophomonas aracearum genomic window:
- the betA gene encoding choline dehydrogenase encodes MKREYDYIIIGAGSAGNTLAARLTEDAGISVLLLEAGGPDYRLDFRTQMPAALAYPLQGRRYNWAYETEPEPHMDNRRMECGRGKGLGGSSLINGMCYIRGNALDFDQWAGFDGLEDWSYRDVLPYFRKAESRDIGPNDYHGGTGPVSVATPKNDNNVLFHAMVEAGVQAGYPRTDDLNGYQQEGFGPMDRTVTPQGRRSSTARGYLDMAKGRPGLHIVTRATTDRILFDGKRAVGVRYLVGGSADPTDAHARREVLLCAGAIASPQILQRSGVGAPALLAALGVPLVHDLPGVGENLQDHLEVYMQYACTKPVSLYPALQWWNQPAIGAEWLFNGTGIGASNQFEAGGFIRTRDDFAWPNIQYHFLPVAINYNGTNAVKEHGFQAHVGSMRTPSRGHVHARSRDPHQHPSILFNYQSTDQDWQEFRDAIRITREIIAQPALDPYRGREISPGADCRTDAELDAFVRARAETAYHPSCSCAMGTDAMSVVDGQGRVHGMQGLRVVDASIMPRIITGNLNATTIMIAEKIADRIRGRTPLPRSTAAYYVAGNAPVRR; translated from the coding sequence ATGAAGCGCGAGTACGACTACATCATCATCGGGGCCGGCTCGGCGGGCAACACGCTGGCCGCGCGCCTGACCGAAGACGCCGGGATCAGCGTGCTGCTGCTGGAGGCCGGCGGCCCGGATTACCGGCTCGACTTCCGTACCCAGATGCCAGCCGCGCTGGCCTACCCGCTGCAGGGCCGGCGCTACAACTGGGCGTATGAAACCGAGCCGGAACCGCACATGGACAACCGGCGCATGGAATGCGGGCGCGGCAAGGGCCTGGGCGGTTCCTCGCTGATCAACGGCATGTGCTACATCCGTGGCAACGCACTGGACTTCGACCAGTGGGCCGGTTTCGATGGCCTGGAAGACTGGAGCTACCGCGACGTGCTGCCGTACTTCCGCAAGGCCGAAAGCCGCGACATCGGTCCGAACGATTACCACGGCGGCACCGGCCCGGTCAGCGTGGCCACGCCGAAGAACGACAACAACGTGCTGTTCCACGCCATGGTCGAGGCCGGCGTGCAGGCCGGGTACCCGCGTACCGACGACCTCAACGGCTACCAGCAGGAAGGCTTCGGCCCGATGGACCGCACCGTGACCCCGCAGGGGCGCCGGTCCAGCACCGCGCGTGGTTACCTGGACATGGCCAAGGGCCGGCCCGGGCTGCACATCGTGACCCGCGCCACCACCGACCGCATCCTGTTCGACGGCAAGCGCGCGGTGGGCGTGCGCTACCTGGTCGGCGGCAGCGCCGACCCCACCGACGCCCACGCACGCCGCGAAGTGCTGCTGTGCGCCGGGGCCATCGCATCACCGCAGATCCTGCAGCGCTCCGGCGTGGGCGCGCCGGCGTTGCTGGCCGCGCTGGGCGTGCCGCTGGTGCATGACCTGCCGGGCGTGGGCGAAAACCTGCAGGACCATCTTGAGGTCTACATGCAGTACGCGTGCACCAAGCCGGTGTCGCTGTACCCGGCGCTGCAGTGGTGGAACCAGCCCGCCATCGGCGCGGAGTGGCTGTTCAACGGCACCGGCATCGGCGCCAGCAACCAGTTCGAGGCCGGCGGCTTCATCCGCACCCGCGACGATTTCGCGTGGCCCAACATCCAGTACCACTTCCTGCCGGTGGCGATCAATTACAACGGCACCAACGCGGTGAAGGAGCATGGCTTCCAGGCGCACGTAGGCTCGATGCGCACGCCGAGCCGCGGCCACGTGCATGCGCGTTCGCGCGACCCGCACCAGCATCCGTCGATCCTGTTCAACTACCAGTCCACCGACCAGGACTGGCAGGAGTTCCGCGACGCGATCCGGATCACCCGCGAGATCATCGCGCAACCGGCGCTGGACCCGTATCGCGGTCGCGAGATCAGCCCCGGCGCCGACTGCCGCACCGACGCCGAACTGGATGCGTTCGTACGGGCGCGGGCGGAGACGGCGTACCACCCGTCGTGTTCGTGCGCGATGGGCACCGACGCGATGAGCGTGGTGGACGGCCAGGGCCGCGTGCACGGCATGCAGGGCCTGCGCGTGGTGGACGCGTCGATCATGCCGCGGATCATCACCGGCAACCTCAATGCCACCACCATCATGATCGCCGAGAAGATCGCCGACCGGATCCGCGGCCGCACGCCATTGCCGCGCAGCACGGCGGCGTACTACGTGGCGGGTAACGCACCGGTAAGGCGATGA
- a CDS encoding EamA family transporter, giving the protein MSTTRLSSLLPVLAVLGSVTSLAVGTSFAKQLFPLIGAQGTSALRVGFSALVLLAVFRPWRRATSRADAGAILRYGITLGAMNLLFYMALRTIPFGIAVAIEFCGPLAVAMWSSRRPIDFVWVGCAAAGLLMLLPLGHGEPLDLVGVLYALGAAVCWALYIIFGKRAGHLPAGHTVSLGLCAAALVVVPVGVAHAGMALLDPKILLFGLGVAVVSSSIPMWLEMAALKRLPKETFGILISMEPAVAALLAMGLLAEHLTPLQWAAIGCTVVASIGSTITAKRAPVPVPGAPA; this is encoded by the coding sequence ATGTCTACCACGCGCCTCTCATCGCTGCTTCCCGTCCTGGCCGTGCTCGGCTCGGTCACGTCCCTCGCTGTCGGCACCTCGTTCGCCAAGCAGCTGTTCCCGTTGATCGGGGCGCAGGGCACCAGCGCGTTGCGCGTGGGCTTCTCCGCGCTGGTGCTGCTGGCGGTGTTCCGGCCGTGGCGTCGGGCCACCTCGCGCGCTGACGCCGGCGCAATCCTGCGTTACGGCATCACCCTGGGGGCGATGAACCTGCTGTTCTACATGGCGCTGCGCACGATTCCGTTCGGCATCGCGGTGGCCATCGAGTTCTGCGGGCCACTGGCGGTGGCGATGTGGTCCTCGCGTCGGCCCATCGACTTCGTCTGGGTGGGCTGTGCGGCGGCCGGCCTGCTGATGCTGCTGCCGCTGGGCCATGGCGAGCCGCTGGACCTGGTTGGCGTGCTGTATGCGCTGGGCGCGGCGGTGTGCTGGGCGCTCTACATCATCTTCGGCAAGCGCGCCGGCCACCTGCCGGCCGGGCACACGGTGTCGCTGGGCCTGTGCGCCGCCGCGCTGGTGGTGGTGCCGGTGGGCGTGGCGCATGCGGGCATGGCGCTGCTGGACCCGAAGATCCTGCTGTTCGGGCTCGGTGTGGCGGTGGTGTCCAGCTCGATTCCGATGTGGCTGGAAATGGCCGCGTTGAAGCGGCTGCCCAAGGAGACCTTCGGCATCCTGATCAGCATGGAGCCGGCGGTGGCCGCGCTGCTGGCGATGGGCCTGCTGGCCGAGCACCTGACCCCGCTGCAGTGGGCCGCAATTGGTTGCACGGTGGTGGCGTCGATTGGCAGCACGATTACCGCGAAGCGGGCACCGGTACCGGTGCCGGGCGCCCCCGCGTAA
- a CDS encoding VOC family protein: MIAKNTLCLWYDGTAEEAAAFYAATFPDSAVTAVHRAPSDFPSGKKGDVLTVEFTVVGIPCIGLNGGPAFKHSEAFSFQIATDDQAETDRLWNAIVGNGGQESDCGWCKDKWGLSWQITPRVLTEAFNSSDPAVAKRAFEAMMTMKKIDVAKIEAAVKG; this comes from the coding sequence ATGATCGCCAAGAACACCCTGTGCCTCTGGTATGACGGCACCGCCGAAGAAGCGGCGGCCTTTTACGCTGCAACCTTTCCGGACAGCGCGGTTACCGCCGTGCATCGCGCGCCTTCGGACTTCCCGTCCGGCAAGAAGGGCGACGTGCTGACCGTGGAGTTCACCGTGGTCGGCATTCCCTGCATCGGCTTGAACGGCGGACCCGCGTTCAAGCACAGCGAAGCGTTCTCGTTCCAGATCGCCACCGACGACCAGGCCGAAACCGACCGCCTGTGGAACGCCATCGTCGGCAATGGCGGGCAGGAAAGCGACTGCGGCTGGTGCAAGGACAAATGGGGCCTGTCCTGGCAGATCACCCCGCGCGTGTTGACCGAAGCATTCAACAGCAGCGACCCCGCAGTGGCCAAGCGCGCCTTCGAAGCGATGATGACCATGAAAAAGATAGACGTAGCAAAGATAGAAGCCGCGGTGAAAGGGTAG